The genomic DNA ACAGAACCGGAGCAGTTCACCCTGCTTTTACCGCTTCAGACCTTATAAAAGCTAATCCGGAATTATTGGACTATGCTAACTACAACGTTAAAGCTTTATATAATATATTAAGTGAAGACATGAAACCTGAATACTGGGTAAAAGCTGCTGAAGAAATAGCAAACGATATCTCAAACGGTACTGACGGTGTTGTAATTGCACACGGTACTGATACTATGCACTACACTGCAGCTGCATTAAGCTTCATGCTTAAAACTCCAGTTCCTATTGTCATTACAGGTGCACAGAGAAGTTCCGACAGACCTTCAAGTGATGCGAACATCAACTTAATCGATTCTGTAATCGCTGCTAAATCAGACATTGCAGAAGTATCCGTATGTATGCACGGAAGCTTAAATGACAAATACACTTACTTACATAAAGGAACCAAAGTAAGAAAAATGCACACTTCAAGAAGAGATACATTCAGAAGCATCAACGCTCAGCCAATAGCTAAAATTGAAAACAAAAAAGTCAACATTAATCCCGACTACACTTATACCAAACGTGGTAAAAACGAGTTGGAATTGAATACTGCTATTGAATCAAAAGTAGGTTTCATCAAAAGTTTCCCAGGAATTTCTCCTGACTACATTGAATATCACATTGATAAAGGATACAAAGGACTTGTCATTGAAGGAACCGGTCTTGGACACGTTCCAAATGAACTCATCGATTCATTCAAAAGAGCAAGAGATGAAAACATTCCAGTCATCATGACATCACAATGTCTCTACGGAAGAGTCAACATGAACGTTTACTCAACCGGACGTAACATCATCGATGCAGGCGTAATTTCAGGTATCGACATGACTCCTGAAACCACCTACGTGAAATTATGCTGGGCATTAGGTCAAAGCGATGACTACAGTGAAGTAAAAGAGATCATGCACAAGAACATTGCAGGTGAATTCAGCAAAAAATCCTCCATTAAGGATTTCTTGAACTAGGGTGATTAAGTATGGATTACGAAAAATTAGGATTAAAAATGGGACTTGAAATTCACCAACAATTGAACAGTGAACACAAATTATTCTGTCCTTGTAAAACAGAGCTTGTTGATGATGACTTTGATGAAATAGTTCAAAGGAAATTAAGACCAACCCAATCAGAGCTTGGAGAAATCGACAGAGCTGCACTTCAGGAATCTTTAAGAGGAATGAACTTCAAATACGAAAACTTCGCAAAACACACCTGTCTTGTTGAAAACGATGACGAGCCACCTCACAGCTTAAACGAGGAAGCACTTGACATCTGTATTACAATTGCATGCTTAATGAATATGCATGTTGTTGACGAGTTCCATACAATGAGAAAACAGGTTATTGACGGAAGTAACACCGGTGGGTTCCAGAGAACCGGTATGGTTGCAACCGACGGATACCTTGAAACCCCATACGGAAAAGTTGTAATCGAAAGTTTAGGTCTTGAAGAGGATGCTGCAAGAAGAATTGAAACCAAAGACGGTTTTACCGAGTTCAGATTGGACAGACTTGGAATACCTCTTGCTGAAGTAACCACTGACCCTTCAATGCACCACCCGGATCAGGTACGTGAAGTTGCATACATGCTCGGTCAAATCTTGAGAAGTACCAACGTTAAAAGAGGACTCGGTACAATCAGACAGGACTTGAACATTTCCATTGCAGAAGGAGCACGTGTGGAAATCAAAGGTGTACAGGACTTGGACTTGATGGCTGAAATCGTAAACCGTGAAATCCAAAGACAGCTTGCTTTAATTGACATTAAAAAACAGCTTAAAGAAAGAAATGCTGAAGTATTGGATGAAATCCACGATTTAGATGAACTCTTTGAAGATACTGAATCCAAAATCTTGAAATCAGCTGAAACCATCAAAGCAGTAGTTTTAAAAGGCTACGACGGATTGATTGGTGTTGAAGTACAGCCTGGAAGAAGATTCGGAACTGAAATTGCAAGCTATGCTAAAAAACGTGGAGTATCAGGTATTTTCCACTCCGATGAATTGCCTGCATACGGAATCACACAGGAAGAAGTTGACAAAGTAGCTGATTACTTAAACATCGGCGAAGAAGACGCATTCATTATTGTAGCTCACGATGAAGACATTGCAGTTTCCGCTTTAGAGGAAGTAAAAAGAAGAGCAGCACTCGGTTTAGATGGAGTAGTTGAAGAAACCCGTAAGGCATTAGAAGACGGTAACACCGAATACATGAGACCTCTTCCAACCGCTAACAGAATGTATCTTGAAACAGACATTCCATTATTCAAAATTACATCTGACAGAGTTGAACCCATTGCAAACAACTTACCTGAACTTCCTGATGTAAAACAGGCAAGAATCATTGAAGAATACAGCTTAAGTGAAGACCTTGCTGCACAACTTGTCAGAAGACAGGAAGCAGACATGTTTGAAGCTATTTTGGCAGATGTTGATGTGGACTCAACTCCTGTAGCATCACTTCTTGCATATGACCTTCGTGAGATCAAAAGGGAAGGCCATGACATTAATGTTTTAACCTTAGACCATTTCAAAGGAATCTTTACTCTCCTAGCAGAAGGTAAAATTGCAAAAGACAGCGTACGTAAACTTGCCGTTGAAACCATAAAAGCACCTGAAAGCGAAGTAGCTGAAATTGCTGAGAAAAACAACTTGACCATGCTCAGCGAAGAGGACGTCGTTAAAATCATTTCAGAAATCGTTGCTAAAAACGAAGGAATGGTAAAAGAACGTCAAATGGGAGCTATGGGTCCTTTAATGGGTATATGTATGAAACAGCTCAAAGGAAAAGCAGACGGTGGTATGGTCAACAAGACCGTACGTGAAGAAATTCAAAAATTAATTTAGGATCAAAATCCTAAATTCATACTCTTTTTTTATAATCACAACATTAATATGCAAAAAGACCGCATTTAATGTTATGACAACCGACAACCATCTAAACAGTTTTGCAGAACTTGACTGTGAAACTACTGAAAATCATTCAAAGACTGCTGAAGAACTCTTAAATGTTGAAAATTTGGATTTTGACAATACAAGGTATCTGGCAGAGATACTGTTTAAGCTTAAAAGGTACGATGAATCCATCAAGCAGCTTAAAAGGGCATTATCATTAAGTCATGATGATGAACTATTAACATTGATTGGAATCACTTATTTTAAAATGGGAGAATATGAAACTGCAATCAGCATAGATTCCAGAAATCTCAACTTTTATCTAGAATACATATCTCTGCTTATGATAGACGGGGAAGTTGAAAAAGCAAAGAAAATGTACAACCGGACGCTATTATATTTCCCGCTTTTTGATAAAAGCTTTGATGAAATTGAAGCCACATACCAAAATATGATTATTTAATCCAGACACATATAGAAATAGTGATATACAAGCAAACCTAAAATTAAGGTTAACTATAAGAAGATGATATTATGATCAGCAACAAAGAAAAAGATAAAATCAAAGAAGAAATTTTGAGAAAATAAACTCAGTTTTAGAAAAAAACGGCGAATCATTCAGACTTGACCAGGTAAATGTTCTAAAAAGAAGTGAAAGTGTCAAGTTTATGGGAAACTACAGGGTTTATGACAGAAGAAACTATGATTCCGTTTCAAGGGAAATTAATTCCTTTTTAAAGAAATACGGAAAAGTTGAAATAAAATCCAAAAAAATCAGAGACAACGGAATGAAATTTACAACTGTAAGCTTCAATTTTGAGTTGTAAACTGATTTTAATTAAAAAATTCTTTTTTTTATAATTTTAAATATCATGAATATATTTTTAACAGGAAATGTGCAAGTTGGAAAAAGTACTATCCTGAACAGGTTTATTTCCAATCATTCGGATTTGAAGATTGGCGGTTTCAAGACCTTGACTAATTTTGATGAAAACCTTGGTATTTATAGAGGAGTATATATAGTGCCAGCCACTAAATTTGAAGTTGATTATAGTAAACATAGTCACGTTGGAACTAGGACTCATAAAAGAGATGCTTATCCTGAAAACTTTGATTTAAGAGGGGTCGAGATACTAAATTCACCTGGAGATTATGATCTCATACTGATGGATGAAATCGGATTTATGGAAACACGTGCCCTGAAGTTCAACAGACGTGTTTTGGAAATTCCTGACAGTGCCGTGCCCGTGATTGGAGTTGTAAAACCAATGATGAAAGGACTTCCATTGGATGTGAAAAATCATCCGGATACAACAGTTCTTGAAGTGACTGTGGAAAACAGGGAATATGTTTATCTTGAATTTTGTGAACTTATGGAGAATGAAGTTTTAGGTTGACCTAAAAAAATGCATACCTATATATACTATGATGACCAACTATGTAATAGAGATGAAATTTATGGACACCTAAAAATATTCTCTTATATTATTAGACAACTAATAATAAATCTCCATATTATAAAAGTTCGTGTTGAATTAGATTTTCACACAATTTCTCTAATTCGATGCAAGTCGTTGGAAAATTAAAAAAATCTGCCACATAATAATTTTCCTTAAAAAAACACGAGGTGTTTGATTCGTCGGTCCAACACCTATTATCTCTCTTTTTAAAAATATTTTTAATTTTTATCAACTATTTTAAATACAATCAAATTAAATTTGAGTTTAGAATGGAATGATGTTGTTCTTAAGGATGTTTTATCAGAGAAAGGATATATTAGAGGGCCTTTTGGTTCCGCATTAAAAAGAACTGAAATGAAATCTGAAGGAATTCCAGTTTATGAACAGCAAAATGCAATATATGATAATCGAATTTTTAGATATTTTATTGATGAAGAAAAATACCAATCATTAAAACGATTTACAACTTATCCTGATGATTTGATAATTAGCTGTTCTGGTACTGTTGGTAAAGTTTCAATAATCAAAGATGATGATCCAAAAGGAATTATAAGTCAAGCTTTATTGACTTTAAGAGTTAATAAAGATTTAATTCTTCCAGAATTTTTAAAGTACTTTTTCTGTTCATATGAAGGGTATAATTCATTAGTATCCCGTTCTACTGGCTCTGTCCAAGTTAATATATCAAAAAGAGCAGTCATCGAAGAAATTCCTTTAAAACTACCTCCATTGGATATACAACAAAAAATAGTTTATTACTTGAGTTTAATTGATAAAAAAATCGAAACAAATGAGGAAATAAATAAAAATTTTAAATGACTTATTATAGTTTAGGGTATTGATTAGATTTACAAATATTTGGAGAATATTATGAAATTATCAGAGAATGCAAGATTAATTAAAAATAATAAGAATATCTCAAAGCAAATCGCAGAATGGTAATTTAATGTTAGATATGGGAAGAAATATAAAGATACTAATGCTTGGAAAGTTTTTAAAGACAAATATATTAAAAGAATGAACTGATATACTTCTTCAAAATGAATATGTATATGATGAAGAATTAAAATATAAATATGGTATAGATTTTGAGGACAGATAATTATTGAGGTTTACAATGTCAGTTAAGAAATGGGATAAAGCAAAAGAAAAAGATAAAGAAGGAAAATATGCAAGAATAGGTATGGAAACTATGTGTGCACACTGGTTTAATATAGAGAAGAGGAATTCTGCATGTGTTAAAGCAATAGTTGATGATTATCTAGAAAATGTCAATATGGATTTTTTTATGTGGATTCGTTGCGGTAGTCCTAAACGTTCTCCAATAATTTTAAAAAGAAATTATTTGGAAAGTAATTATAGTGATCTGTTAATGGTTTCAGATGACTTGCATGTTATTGCGGATTTATTCTTACATTTATATGGCCAGAAATTTTTTGTTGATGATAATGCTGACTGTATTTACTCAACGGAGTTAAAAGATTTCAATAGAAGAAAATTAAATTATATTGGTATCATGATGGAATTAGAAAGATTAACAACTCTTCATGAAAGAAATGTTTTGACCTGGGAAGATATTGATGAATCTGTTGAATTATTGAATAAATATGGTTATGATATTAATCAAGACAATAGCTATCGTACAGATGATTTATATGAAACTGCTGCCAATATTGAAGAACGATTGAATTTAATATTTAACATTACAGATGATTAATATACTCTGTAAAAGGTGATTTTTATGAATGAATGGCATATAGGAGATCCAGTAGATTGGGGAGACGGTTGGATGGATGCCCAGAACTGGGGTCACGGTCACGATGATGAGAAAGAGCATCACAAGGGTATTGAAGTTGATTTAACAACTCGCAAGATAAATGAATACTCAAAAAAAGCTTGGAATCATTATATGGAGTTCCAAGAGGAAGAAGCACTTCACTATATTAACTTAGCATTGGATTTAAATGACAGACATGCAAACAACTGGAACAGAAAAGCAATTATTCTTGAAGGCATGAAAAGATATGCCGAATCTGAAAAATGCTATAACAAATCACTCGAATTATCTCCACAGAAGTTGGTTTATGAAAACAAAGCCAGAATGCTATTGAGTTGGTCACATCAATTACTTGAAGAGTCAAAAGAATTACCAAACGGATTAAATAAACTGAAAGAAGCAGAAAATAAAATCATAAAGGCAATGAATGCTCTTCCTGGAGATAGTGAGGAAGATATCAATAAATATCTTAGAATGAGAGACAGTATTAATTTTTATATAGATTATGAAAATAAATTCCAACGAAATCATGAAACTTTGAAAGGATATGATAAATTTGAACTGTTTACAATAACAGGAAGGAAGTTTTATAGAAATAATATAACTCTTACTTCAGGCATGCCTTTAAAACTCGTTAAGGAACCCGATAATGAATTTGATAAGGATGCAATTGCAGTATATGCTAAAAATGAAAAGATAGGTTATGTAGCAAATAAAGATTATACAAAATATGAATTAACCTCATCAGCATCTGAACTGCAAGATAAAATTGAAGATATTGCTCAAGGAAGCTATTTATTATATTTGGATAGATATGCAGATATACAATTCCATATTGGGAGAATAGTCAAATAAAAAATATGGTGATTTTATGAAATGTCATTTTTGTGATGAAACATTAAAAGAAGGGGAATTAATATGCCATAATTGTAAATCAATGGTTATCGATTTTAATTACATGAAAAATTTACGTGAAATAGAAAATAAATATAGTAAAAGAGATTTTCTAGAGTTATCAAAAGAAAAATTAACTTTTCCGGAAATAGTGACAATACTCACTTTCATTAAAAGGTCAGACCGTCATGCCGGTGATACATACATGCAAGATAAATGTAGAGAAGACGGAACATGCTCCAACCTGCACAAAAGATTAGAAGAAATAAGAAATGAAACAGACAATATTTAATTTATTCAATTGTTCTCGTTAAAGGATATGGTGATTTAAGGTAGATATTATGGAATGCAGTTCAAATTTGGGAAGTGCAACATTAGAGAAAATAGGTAAAGAAAATCTAATGGCTTTTGATACAGAATTAATGGATTCTCCAAAAGAATTTTTCAAAAAAGGGGATGTACTTAAAATAGAGAAAAAAGATTGGGGAGGAGAATTTGTACCTAATCTGGTAGTTTATTTGGATGATATGCTGATAGGTTACGTTGCAGATGATAAAGATACTCCAAAAGAATGTTCAAAGGCATCAGACATTGAATATCTTCCGGGTAAAACTTATGCAATATATTTGGGAAAATGTGAAAACAAGATTATTGAAAATGAATATTTCCATGTTGCAAAAATAATGTTCGGGAGTGAATCTAAAGTAACTGATTGGGTAAGGAGCATGGAATTGAGTGAATGGATATCCCGCTACGATTTACTGGATCATGATTATCACAAACTATTGATGCTGCTGCGTGAAGGAGCTCATGAAAATCAATCCGCAGAAGAAGTCTTAAAAAAAGCAAAAGAAAAAAGATTAAAAGGTTTACACTAATTAATAAGATAGTTGATTATTCTTATGATAATTTACCTCCTTTAGATATTAATATAAAAAATATTTATTTAATATCTTTAGAAAAACTTTCAATTGGTACAATAAAATCTTTTTCTGTTTGTTGATAACATCTATAAATAGCTTGAGCGCCGTTTTCAGTATAAACCCATTTGGTTTAATAGAAAGTGTTTAATAAAAACAAGCATTCCATCTGTTTTAGCAATCCACTAGAAGTTCATGAAGATTAATGCAATAAATCCTATACATAATTTTAATTATCATTTGACTTAATATATAATTAGAGGTTTTTAACATGAATCAATATGATATTATTATTATCGGAGCCGGACCTGGCGGATTGACCGCTGGAATTTATGCAGGCCGTCAGGGAACTAGAAATTTAATTTTGGACAAGGACATGGCAGGAGGCCTGGGCCGTGAGGTTCCTGCAATGGAAAACTATCCAGGATATGACATGATTTCAGGTCTTGAACTTGTAGAAAAGATGAAGGAACAGGCCATAAAGAACTGTGAGTTAAAGGAAATGGAATGCGTTGAGGAAATCACAAAGGAAGATGGTGAATACAGATTCACAGTTAAGACCAGCAAGGAAACATACCAATCCAAAACAATAATTCTTGCAACCGGAAGCTCACACAGACAGTTAGGTGCAAAAGGAGAAGAAGAATTTAGAGGAAAAGGAGTTAGCTACTGCGCTACCTGCGACGGATTTTTCTTTGCCGGACGTGACATTGTAATGGTGGGTGGAGGAAACAGTGCACTTCAGGAAGCATTATACCTCAAAAACCTTGGAGCAAACGTTACCCTTATTCACAGAAGGGATGAATTCAAGGCTCAAAAGCACTTACAGGACAAAATAAAAGAAAATGAAATAAAAACAATAATGAACGCAACCGTTGAAGAGATAAAAGGAAACATGCTTGTGGAGTCTGTTGTATTAAAAGACACAAAAACAGGAAAATTGAGTGAACTTCCAACTAATGGAGTGTTCGTAAGCGTAGGATACATTCCGCATACTGATTTGGCATATCAGCTAAACGTGAAACTGGATGAATCAGGACATATCATAACTGACAAAGCTCAAAAAACTAACGTTGACTATGTATATGCCGTTGGTGATGTCTGTGTTGGCTTAAAACAGTGGGTTGTAGCTTGTGGGGAAGGTGCAGTCGCTGCAACTTCCGCATTTGAAGATATTCAGTAATGTTCTTGCAAATAAATGTAGATAAAAAATGCTATTACTAACACTACAAGTACCGGCAACAGCCAAAAGAATATTTTAAGTAAAACTACTGCTATTAAAATTGCAGCAATAACGAATATTAAATCTTTAAGTTCCATATAAGATTGATTTATTTTATTTAATATATAAATTTTTCAATAAACTATAATAAATAAAAAAACTAAAAATAATATCATTATATTTTAATGGAGCATAAGATGACAATTTTAGTAATTAATAACAAAGGCCAATATAATCACAGAATCGCTAGAAGTTTACAATACTTAAAAATTCCAGCTAAACTAGTTTCAAACGAATTATCCCTTGAGGAAATTGAAGCTGAAAATCCTATCGGATTAATTTTAGGTGGAGGACCATCAATTGAAGGTGCAGGTTTAAGTGAAGAGTACATCAAACACTTTGACATTCCAATACTCGGAATCTGTCTTGGCCATCAGTTAATTGCTAAAGCATATGGTGGAGAAGTAAGCACTTCTGAAACTGAAAGTTATGCTCAAGTTAAAATAGACATTAAAAATGATGAAAACTTATTTGAAGGTCTAGCTCCTGAAATCGATGTTTGGTCATCCCACAAGGATGAAGTTAAAACAGTTCCTGAAGAATTCGAAGTCTTGGCTAGTTCCAACTTATGCGATGTTGAATCATTTAAACATAAAGATAAAGATGTATATGGAATACAGTTCCACCCTGAAGTACATCACACTCCAAAAGGAGAAGTAATTTTTAATAATTTTTATAAAATCTGTAAAGATAGGTGCGAAAATGATTGATAATGCTGATGATTTAAGAGATAAAGCAAACGAATTCAAAACAGGATTAAAAAAACAATCCATCAACATCCCTATTGGAGATGAAGAATACGGTTTTAGAATTTCGGGTATTGGTCAAAAATCCGTGAAATTAGAAAAATACGTTAAATTTGATGAAATCTTTGAAGCTATTGAATCAGGAAATGACAATGGCCTTGAAGCAATTATTAAACAGTTAATTGAAGATTACGAAGAAGAGGAAGACGAGGAATTATAATGTTAAGCCCAAAAGAATTTATCGAAGAATCCATTCAAAAAATCAAAGATCAAATTGGTGACGAAAAAGCGATCATTGCATTGTCCGGTGGAGTAGACAGTTCAGTATGTTCTGTTCTCGTACAGGAAGCAATTGGTGACAACTTAACTGCTGTTTTTGTTGACCACGGTCTTTTAAGAGAAGGAGAAGTTGAACAAGTAACCAACACTTTCAAAGACAGATTAAACTTTAAATTTGTTGATGCTTCCGATGAATTTATGGATGCTCTTGCAGGAGTTGAAGATCCTGAAGAAAAAAGAAAAATTATCGGAAAAGTATTCATTGATGTATTTGAAAGAGAAGCAATTAAATCTGGTGCTAAATTCTTAGTACAAGGAACCATTGCTCCAGATTGGATTGAAACTAAAGGTGAAATCAAATCTCACCACAACTTAGCTCTTCCAAGCGGAATGGAATTAGAATTATGTGAACCAATCCGTGACTTATACAAAGACGAAGTAAGAGAAATCGGTGATGAACTCGATTTACCTGCAACTACCGTTTACAGACAACCTTTCCCAGGACCTGGTCTTGGTGTGCGTGTTGTTGGAGCACTTACCCGTGAAAATGTTGAAATCTGTAGAAAAGCAAACAAAATTGTTTGTGATGAAATTGAAGCTGCAGGAATCGATAAAGAAGTATGGCAATACTTTGCAGTATTAACCAATACCAAAGTTACTGGTGTAAAAGGTGACCAAAGAGACTTTGGATACTTAGTTGTTGTTAGAGTAGTTAACTCTATTGATGCAATGACCGCATCTGTTGCTGAACTTCCATGGGAAGTTGTACAAACTATATCCAAAAGAATTACCTCAGAAATTTCTGAAGTTACCCACGTCGCTTTATCTGTAAGTGACAAACCACCTGCAACCATCGAATTCTGTTAAATACTATTTTATTAATAGTATTTTCTTTTTTTACTTTTTTACATAAGATAAAATGAAAACCACAAAAAATGCTTATCTTGCCAAATTAACAGAACAAATCCAAATGAAATCTGTTAAAGTTGGAAAAAATCTTGAAGGAACAACCCCCCCATCAGTATTTATTGGAAGATGGTCCTATCCTAAAGTTTATGCCGGACCTATGATGAGTTCTCAAATGGGAGATACATCAATTATGGACACTCCTGAAGAATGGATTGGTCAAAATAAAACCCAGGAAGAGATTATCAACTACAGAATGAATCTTGTAAGAGGAAAACAACTAATAAAAGTTGATGATTTGGAAAATCCATTTATTGAAAAGCTTCAGGATATTTCTCTTGCATCAAAATCAATTGACAGTGAAGCAACATTTGGAAGAAGACCAACAGGGTCTTTACTTACCGAAGACAGTATGCCTCACGGACCAAGTGCAGTTATTGAAAAGTTTGATATTGATGCAGTTAAATGGGACAGACAATTAGAAAAAACATTTTATGATACTGATTTAAAATCCGCAGAAGCTATTGTAAACCTTCACAATAAAGACGTTCCATTTACAGCAATGCAAAAAGCATTTTCAGTAGGTGCTATTGGAACTAAAAAAAGAAGAAGACTTGTTCCAACACGCTGGTCTATTACAGCATGTGATTCAACTCTTGCAGATGAATTTTTAAAAGAAGTTAGAAAATTCGAAATACTGGATACATACAGAGTTTTCGAATTTGGAGCTTTAAATAATTATTATGTAATCATATTAACTCCAACAGAATGGCAATATGAATGGTATGAAGCATTTATCAAATTAATGAGAAATGAAGAGTTAATCTTTTCTGATTATGAAACAAATGGTGGTAAAAAAGAATATTCCATTGTTGGAGGATGTTATTATACTGCAAAAATGGCAGTTTTAGATTATTTAATGCAAATTAAAAAGCAATCTGGACTTTTAATTTTAAGAGAAGCATATGATGGATATGTTCCTTTAGGTGTTTTTAATGTACGTGAAAACATTAAAGAAGCAATGCAAAGACCATATATAGAATTTGAAACCTTAGAAGACTGTTTGGAATATGCAGGAACTAAACTTAGAATACCTATAAACAAATATGTAAAACAGGGAACATTAATGAATGAAATGCTTCACACAAAACAAACAACATTAGATATGTATTTTAAAAGTGGATAATTATGTTTAAATTTAAAACTATCTCACAAAAAACAAGACGTGTAATGTCTGAAGTTGCATTAGGAAACTTAAGTAATATAAACTTTGAAGAAAGTTGCTG from Methanobacteriaceae archaeon includes the following:
- the gatD gene encoding Glu-tRNA(Gln) amidotransferase subunit GatD; its protein translation is MTYKENAEKFIETYGLGIGDTVKINKEDISYTGILLDRPEDADDGYLVLKLSSGYNIGVAIENTTAELVEKGEKPKIGFGESEIPNDPDKQNISIVSTGGTVSSVIDYRTGAVHPAFTASDLIKANPELLDYANYNVKALYNILSEDMKPEYWVKAAEEIANDISNGTDGVVIAHGTDTMHYTAAALSFMLKTPVPIVITGAQRSSDRPSSDANINLIDSVIAAKSDIAEVSVCMHGSLNDKYTYLHKGTKVRKMHTSRRDTFRSINAQPIAKIENKKVNINPDYTYTKRGKNELELNTAIESKVGFIKSFPGISPDYIEYHIDKGYKGLVIEGTGLGHVPNELIDSFKRARDENIPVIMTSQCLYGRVNMNVYSTGRNIIDAGVISGIDMTPETTYVKLCWALGQSDDYSEVKEIMHKNIAGEFSKKSSIKDFLN
- the gatE gene encoding Glu-tRNA(Gln) amidotransferase subunit GatE; translated protein: MDYEKLGLKMGLEIHQQLNSEHKLFCPCKTELVDDDFDEIVQRKLRPTQSELGEIDRAALQESLRGMNFKYENFAKHTCLVENDDEPPHSLNEEALDICITIACLMNMHVVDEFHTMRKQVIDGSNTGGFQRTGMVATDGYLETPYGKVVIESLGLEEDAARRIETKDGFTEFRLDRLGIPLAEVTTDPSMHHPDQVREVAYMLGQILRSTNVKRGLGTIRQDLNISIAEGARVEIKGVQDLDLMAEIVNREIQRQLALIDIKKQLKERNAEVLDEIHDLDELFEDTESKILKSAETIKAVVLKGYDGLIGVEVQPGRRFGTEIASYAKKRGVSGIFHSDELPAYGITQEEVDKVADYLNIGEEDAFIIVAHDEDIAVSALEEVKRRAALGLDGVVEETRKALEDGNTEYMRPLPTANRMYLETDIPLFKITSDRVEPIANNLPELPDVKQARIIEEYSLSEDLAAQLVRRQEADMFEAILADVDVDSTPVASLLAYDLREIKREGHDINVLTLDHFKGIFTLLAEGKIAKDSVRKLAVETIKAPESEVAEIAEKNNLTMLSEEDVVKIISEIVAKNEGMVKERQMGAMGPLMGICMKQLKGKADGGMVNKTVREEIQKLI
- a CDS encoding nucleoside-triphosphatase — protein: MNIFLTGNVQVGKSTILNRFISNHSDLKIGGFKTLTNFDENLGIYRGVYIVPATKFEVDYSKHSHVGTRTHKRDAYPENFDLRGVEILNSPGDYDLILMDEIGFMETRALKFNRRVLEIPDSAVPVIGVVKPMMKGLPLDVKNHPDTTVLEVTVENREYVYLEFCELMENEVLG
- a CDS encoding restriction endonuclease subunit S yields the protein MSLEWNDVVLKDVLSEKGYIRGPFGSALKRTEMKSEGIPVYEQQNAIYDNRIFRYFIDEEKYQSLKRFTTYPDDLIISCSGTVGKVSIIKDDDPKGIISQALLTLRVNKDLILPEFLKYFFCSYEGYNSLVSRSTGSVQVNISKRAVIEEIPLKLPPLDIQQKIVYYLSLIDKKIETNEEINKNFK
- a CDS encoding peptide transporter codes for the protein MNEWHIGDPVDWGDGWMDAQNWGHGHDDEKEHHKGIEVDLTTRKINEYSKKAWNHYMEFQEEEALHYINLALDLNDRHANNWNRKAIILEGMKRYAESEKCYNKSLELSPQKLVYENKARMLLSWSHQLLEESKELPNGLNKLKEAENKIIKAMNALPGDSEEDINKYLRMRDSINFYIDYENKFQRNHETLKGYDKFELFTITGRKFYRNNITLTSGMPLKLVKEPDNEFDKDAIAVYAKNEKIGYVANKDYTKYELTSSASELQDKIEDIAQGSYLLYLDRYADIQFHIGRIVK
- the trxB gene encoding thioredoxin-disulfide reductase, which gives rise to MNQYDIIIIGAGPGGLTAGIYAGRQGTRNLILDKDMAGGLGREVPAMENYPGYDMISGLELVEKMKEQAIKNCELKEMECVEEITKEDGEYRFTVKTSKETYQSKTIILATGSSHRQLGAKGEEEFRGKGVSYCATCDGFFFAGRDIVMVGGGNSALQEALYLKNLGANVTLIHRRDEFKAQKHLQDKIKENEIKTIMNATVEEIKGNMLVESVVLKDTKTGKLSELPTNGVFVSVGYIPHTDLAYQLNVKLDESGHIITDKAQKTNVDYVYAVGDVCVGLKQWVVACGEGAVAATSAFEDIQ
- a CDS encoding GMP synthase subunit A — translated: MTILVINNKGQYNHRIARSLQYLKIPAKLVSNELSLEEIEAENPIGLILGGGPSIEGAGLSEEYIKHFDIPILGICLGHQLIAKAYGGEVSTSETESYAQVKIDIKNDENLFEGLAPEIDVWSSHKDEVKTVPEEFEVLASSNLCDVESFKHKDKDVYGIQFHPEVHHTPKGEVIFNNFYKICKDRCEND
- the guaA gene encoding glutamine-hydrolyzing GMP synthase, with product MLSPKEFIEESIQKIKDQIGDEKAIIALSGGVDSSVCSVLVQEAIGDNLTAVFVDHGLLREGEVEQVTNTFKDRLNFKFVDASDEFMDALAGVEDPEEKRKIIGKVFIDVFEREAIKSGAKFLVQGTIAPDWIETKGEIKSHHNLALPSGMELELCEPIRDLYKDEVREIGDELDLPATTVYRQPFPGPGLGVRVVGALTRENVEICRKANKIVCDEIEAAGIDKEVWQYFAVLTNTKVTGVKGDQRDFGYLVVVRVVNSIDAMTASVAELPWEVVQTISKRITSEISEVTHVALSVSDKPPATIEFC
- a CDS encoding Nre family DNA repair protein, with the translated sequence MKTTKNAYLAKLTEQIQMKSVKVGKNLEGTTPPSVFIGRWSYPKVYAGPMMSSQMGDTSIMDTPEEWIGQNKTQEEIINYRMNLVRGKQLIKVDDLENPFIEKLQDISLASKSIDSEATFGRRPTGSLLTEDSMPHGPSAVIEKFDIDAVKWDRQLEKTFYDTDLKSAEAIVNLHNKDVPFTAMQKAFSVGAIGTKKRRRLVPTRWSITACDSTLADEFLKEVRKFEILDTYRVFEFGALNNYYVIILTPTEWQYEWYEAFIKLMRNEELIFSDYETNGGKKEYSIVGGCYYTAKMAVLDYLMQIKKQSGLLILREAYDGYVPLGVFNVRENIKEAMQRPYIEFETLEDCLEYAGTKLRIPINKYVKQGTLMNEMLHTKQTTLDMYFKSG